The following proteins come from a genomic window of Mariniflexile sp. TRM1-10:
- a CDS encoding nitrous oxide reductase family maturation protein NosD yields the protein MYKTVIFLLVILMAYSSYAQKIEVCHSCAITSLKKAIAQAKDYDTIIVKKGTYKAHKILVNKPLTIIGENHPIIDGEKKGEIFTIISDHVTIDGLFIINVGTSYTEDYAAIRVKRSKHFVIKNLVLEKLFFGIYIEKSSYGKIYHNKIIGDAVQEYNSGNGIQLWYSNHIEIEHNYIEHVRDGIYLEFSDDCLIKNNVSVQNLRYGLHFMFSNNDTYQGNTFQSNGAGVAVMFSKKIKMFNNTFKENWGTASYGILLKEINDAEIIGNTFEENTVGINIEGSNRIVYKNNDFINNGWAIKVRGACYTNSFLENNFLYNSFDVSYNSNINDNVFDKNYWSNYTGYDLNKDGIGDVPYRPVKLFSYIVNRTPETIILLRSLFIDIIDFSEKVSPVFTPDNLLDNNPVTKKISW from the coding sequence ATGTACAAAACAGTCATTTTTTTACTGGTCATTTTAATGGCTTACTCCAGTTATGCTCAAAAAATTGAAGTATGCCACTCTTGTGCTATTACTTCATTAAAAAAAGCCATAGCTCAAGCCAAGGATTATGATACAATTATAGTAAAAAAAGGGACTTATAAAGCGCATAAAATTTTAGTAAATAAACCTCTCACAATTATTGGCGAAAATCACCCCATTATAGATGGCGAAAAAAAAGGTGAAATTTTCACCATTATTTCAGACCATGTAACGATTGATGGCTTGTTCATTATAAATGTTGGCACTAGTTATACCGAGGATTATGCCGCAATTCGTGTTAAGCGAAGCAAACATTTTGTTATCAAAAACCTCGTCTTGGAAAAGTTGTTTTTTGGTATTTATATAGAAAAATCGAGCTACGGAAAAATTTATCACAACAAAATAATTGGCGATGCGGTACAGGAATACAATTCCGGAAATGGCATCCAATTATGGTACAGTAATCATATAGAAATTGAACATAATTATATCGAACATGTTCGCGATGGGATTTATTTAGAGTTTTCAGACGATTGCCTCATCAAGAATAATGTAAGCGTACAGAACTTACGTTATGGGTTGCATTTCATGTTCAGCAATAACGACACCTATCAAGGCAATACGTTCCAAAGCAATGGTGCTGGTGTGGCGGTTATGTTTTCAAAAAAGATAAAAATGTTCAACAATACGTTTAAAGAAAATTGGGGTACTGCATCATACGGCATACTTTTAAAAGAAATAAATGATGCTGAAATTATTGGGAATACCTTTGAAGAAAACACCGTAGGCATCAATATAGAAGGCTCGAACAGAATTGTTTATAAAAACAACGATTTCATCAATAACGGATGGGCAATTAAGGTTCGTGGTGCCTGTTATACCAACAGTTTTCTTGAAAATAATTTTCTGTACAATTCTTTCGATGTTTCATACAACAGCAATATAAACGACAATGTTTTTGACAAAAATTATTGGAGTAACTACACAGGTTACGATTTGAATAAAGATGGCATTGGCGATGTACCTTACAGGCCGGTCAAGCTGTTTTCATACATTGTAAACCGCACACCGGAAACCATCATTCTATTGCGAAGTTTGTTTATTGATATTATAGATTTTTCCGAAAAAGTATCACCCGTATTTACACCCGATAATCTATTAGACAACAATCCTGTAACAAAAAAAATCTCATGGTAA
- a CDS encoding nitrous oxide reductase accessory protein NosL — protein MQTLKQLLIGSLLLLFYGCNVSPKAINYGSDGCHFCKMTIVDKVHAAEIVTKKGKLYKFDSTECMIHFMNEFDNAEIELYLSNNYTEPEALIDATKATFLISKNIPSPMGAFLSAFKTEGEAQKFQSEKGGMLYSWNQLLEHLKN, from the coding sequence ATGCAAACACTAAAACAATTATTAATAGGCTCATTATTGCTGTTATTTTATGGCTGTAATGTATCTCCAAAAGCCATAAACTATGGTAGCGATGGTTGTCATTTTTGTAAAATGACCATTGTAGACAAAGTTCACGCAGCCGAAATTGTTACTAAAAAAGGCAAACTATATAAATTTGATTCAACCGAATGTATGATTCATTTTATGAATGAATTCGACAATGCCGAAATTGAACTATACCTTTCAAATAACTACACAGAACCTGAAGCTCTTATAGACGCAACCAAAGCTACTTTTTTAATAAGTAAAAATATTCCGAGTCCTATGGGAGCGTTTTTATCGGCCTTTAAAACTGAAGGAGAAGCACAAAAATTCCAATCGGAAAAAGGCGGGATGCTGTATTCCTGGAACCAACTACTAGAACATTTAAAAAACTAG